The sequence below is a genomic window from Prochlorococcus marinus CUG1438.
AAAAACTGATTTCAAAATTTTAATGATGAATTCTTTTAATACTCTACTAACATGCAAATTAATACAATTATTCTTGATTAATTAGCTTGGTATGTTCCATGGTTTTTTATGAATAATATTTTCCTAATTTAATGTTTTTAAAATGACTAAAGTCAAATGTTCTTATTTAGGAGACTTAAACTGCGAAGCTATTCATCTACAATCAGGAACTTTTATAAGAACGGATGCCCCTTTAGATCACTGTGGCAAAGGTGAAAGTTTTTCCCCAACTGATTTATTAGCAACATCTCTAGGGACTTGCCTGCTAACCATTATGGCAATTAAAGCTAAATCGAAAGGATTTGATTTGGAAGGTATATATTTAAATATTGAAAAACTAATGACACAAAATACCGAGAGAAAGATTAAGGAACTAATAATAGATATTTTTGTCCCAGTGCGTACTTCTAATGAAACTATTGATTTTTTGAAAAAAGCCTCCAAAGAATGTCCAGTCACAAAAAACTTATCTGAAGAAATAGATATTAAAATTACTTGGCATCAAAAATAAATCTCAAAAATAGTAATTAAATCAAAATTATGAATTACTTTATTGGATTAATCATTCTACTTTTTGGAATTTACATAACAAATGATTTAGAATTATAGACTAGATCTACAAGAAAAAGACTTTCAAAGAAAAAGAAATAATCCTTTAAATTTTATTCTTGAATTAAGCTATTAGTAATATTTTTATACTTAGAGAAATGTTTTCTTATTTTTTAACTATTTTTTGATCAATAAAACCAATCAAAGGGATCATGAAATTAACATTAATTCCAATGGTGCACCAGATATAAGTAATAAGGAAAATTATTTTTATATATAAATTAGGGGGTAAAGTGAAAAATATTTTGAAAAAACCTCCAATAAATAATGCCAATATTCCAATTTGAAAAAGACCTTTGATTATCCATATAAGTCCATTTTCTTTGATGTTTTTATAAAACCAAAAAGAAACAAAAGAACCTATCAATATGTATATAAGATTTATGAACATCTTTTAAAGAAAATCTAAATAATTCCTATTAACATGGCACGAAGACAATTATTACTCTTCTATTTGAAATTTTTTTAAAAAAGTCGAAAAGTTATACAAAAAACAATAAACGCAAAAATCGATTTCTACTTTCTGCCCTAAAACATTTTTGATTTTAATAAATCAACTCTTTTTTGATTTACTCCTAAATCACTTTCTCCAACTCTTG
It includes:
- a CDS encoding OsmC family protein — its product is MTKVKCSYLGDLNCEAIHLQSGTFIRTDAPLDHCGKGESFSPTDLLATSLGTCLLTIMAIKAKSKGFDLEGIYLNIEKLMTQNTERKIKELIIDIFVPVRTSNETIDFLKKASKECPVTKNLSEEIDIKITWHQK